From Immundisolibacter sp., a single genomic window includes:
- the purF gene encoding amidophosphoribosyltransferase, whose translation MCGIIGIVAQTAVNQALYDGLTVLQHRGQDSAGMVTAEHGRLYMRKQNGMVRDVFGQQHMERLRGNMGIGHVRYPTAGSSASAEAQPFYVNSPYGITLAHNGNLTNTQALRQALTEDELRHLNTDSDSEVLLNVFAGELQRIGRVKAAHEDVFAAVRAVHRRCRGAYAVVAMITDFGVVGFRDPHGIRPLVIGVRETVLGDEYILASESVAIASGGYRVLRDVAPGEAVILDRLGKLHTRVCVDTPQLNPCLFELVYFARPDSIMDSISVHKCRMRMGEKLAHKLRRVWPEHDIDVVIPIPDTSRTAAMQLAAELGLKYREGFIKNRYIARTFIMPGQGERQRSVRQKLNPIELEFEGKNVLLVDDSIVRGTTSQQIVQLARDAGARRVYFASAAPAVRFPNVYGIDMPNPHELIAHGRSEQEVCELIGADWLLYQDLEDLKDAAREGNPAVTDFDASCFDGNYVTGDVDQLYLDHIGQLRSDGAKQLRAVAARDELQIVV comes from the coding sequence ATGTGCGGAATCATCGGAATCGTTGCCCAGACGGCCGTCAACCAGGCGCTTTATGATGGATTGACTGTGTTGCAGCACCGTGGACAGGATTCCGCCGGCATGGTCACCGCCGAGCACGGCCGCCTGTACATGCGTAAACAAAACGGCATGGTGCGTGACGTGTTCGGCCAGCAGCACATGGAGCGCCTGCGCGGCAATATGGGCATCGGCCACGTGCGTTACCCGACGGCGGGTAGTTCGGCATCGGCGGAGGCGCAACCGTTTTATGTGAACTCACCCTACGGCATTACGTTGGCGCACAACGGTAACCTGACCAATACCCAGGCGCTGCGCCAGGCGTTGACCGAGGACGAGCTGCGACACTTGAACACCGATTCGGATTCCGAGGTGTTGCTGAATGTGTTCGCCGGGGAGTTGCAACGCATCGGCCGGGTGAAGGCGGCACACGAGGACGTTTTCGCCGCGGTGCGCGCGGTGCATCGGCGTTGTCGCGGTGCTTATGCGGTGGTGGCGATGATTACCGACTTCGGCGTGGTCGGCTTTCGCGATCCCCATGGCATCCGCCCACTGGTGATTGGTGTGCGTGAGACGGTGCTCGGTGACGAGTACATCCTGGCCTCCGAGAGCGTGGCGATAGCGAGCGGTGGCTATCGTGTTCTGCGCGACGTCGCGCCCGGTGAGGCGGTGATTCTCGACCGGCTCGGCAAATTGCACACCCGTGTCTGCGTGGACACACCGCAGTTGAACCCGTGCCTGTTCGAACTGGTCTATTTCGCCCGGCCAGACTCGATCATGGACAGCATTTCGGTACACAAGTGCCGGATGCGCATGGGCGAGAAACTGGCCCATAAGCTGCGTCGGGTGTGGCCGGAACATGACATTGACGTGGTGATCCCGATTCCGGACACCAGCCGGACCGCGGCCATGCAGCTGGCGGCCGAGCTGGGATTGAAGTACCGCGAGGGCTTCATCAAGAATCGCTATATCGCGCGCACTTTCATCATGCCGGGCCAAGGCGAGCGCCAGCGCTCGGTGCGCCAGAAGCTCAATCCCATCGAGTTGGAGTTCGAGGGCAAGAACGTGTTGCTGGTGGACGACTCGATCGTGCGTGGTACCACCTCGCAACAGATTGTGCAGCTTGCGCGCGATGCCGGCGCGCGCCGGGTCTATTTCGCCTCCGCGGCGCCGGCGGTGCGTTTCCCCAATGTTTACGGTATTGACATGCCGAATCCGCATGAGCTGATCGCCCACGGCCGTAGCGAGCAGGAAGTGTGCGAGCTGATCGGCGCTGACTGGTTGCTATACCAGGACCTTGAAGACCTGAAGGACGCTGCCCGGGAGGGCAACCCCGCGGTCACGGATTTCGATGCCTCGTGTTTTGACGGCAACTATGTCACCGGCGACGTGGACCAGCTTTACCTCGACCATATCGGCCAGCTGCGCAGCGACGGTGCCAAGCAGCTGCGTGCCGTGGCCGCGCGCGATGAACTGCAAATCGTGGTTTAG
- a CDS encoding CvpA family protein yields MNFIDVIFMAVMVLSLFVGIWRGLLRELLSLASWLVAAYLAWRFHPPLMEQLAGVISSPGARQAAAVFLMFIGALLVLALLSHLLVSLLKRSPLRGTDRALGAVFGAARGLVLVTATVLLVEATPLQRSLWWQGSSLVPATRTSAQWLKMAAEWGLTQFKAPAAG; encoded by the coding sequence ATGAATTTCATCGACGTCATATTCATGGCTGTGATGGTGCTATCGCTGTTCGTTGGTATCTGGCGTGGTCTGTTGCGGGAACTGCTGTCGCTGGCGTCCTGGCTGGTGGCTGCCTATCTGGCGTGGCGTTTCCATCCGCCGCTGATGGAGCAGCTGGCCGGCGTGATCAGTAGCCCTGGTGCGCGCCAGGCAGCCGCGGTGTTTTTGATGTTCATCGGCGCCTTGTTGGTGTTGGCGCTCCTGTCGCACCTGTTGGTCAGCTTGCTCAAGCGCAGTCCGTTGCGGGGTACCGATCGGGCGCTGGGTGCCGTGTTCGGCGCGGCGCGTGGACTGGTTCTGGTCACGGCGACTGTGCTGCTGGTTGAAGCCACGCCCTTGCAACGGTCGTTGTGGTGGCAAGGTTCGAGTCTGGTTCCTGCAACCCGCACGTCGGCGCAGTGGCTGAAGATGGCAGCCGAGTGGGGTTTGACGCAGTTCAAGGCGCCAGCGGCGGGGTAG
- a CDS encoding SPOR domain-containing protein, with protein MEPSRLKYRIVGGLVLVSLLAILAPALNDLRQPLPQGPQTIEIPDEPVDGIASALPADGPPVTGTLPEVQDIPLPVAPPAYQLQDESPVTPGQAAPESASSIPPVPPPPPAPKERISSVPATPVTKATPIVASKPPVARPVPAKPAPPMAGKPSPAASGQRTVTPPPAPGAQVTAVSQQAWVVQLGTFSNVKTAVDLRERLRKAGYSAFTEQVNTPQGVALRVRVGPEIDRAASQALVERLSKETGQSAIVMSYP; from the coding sequence ATGGAACCCTCCAGGCTCAAATACCGCATCGTTGGCGGCCTTGTGTTGGTCTCCTTGCTGGCCATTCTGGCGCCGGCGCTGAACGATTTGCGACAGCCGCTTCCGCAGGGGCCGCAGACGATTGAAATTCCGGATGAACCGGTTGACGGCATCGCGAGCGCACTGCCGGCCGACGGGCCTCCGGTGACCGGGACCCTGCCGGAGGTACAGGACATCCCGCTGCCGGTTGCACCCCCCGCATACCAGTTGCAGGACGAGTCGCCAGTCACGCCAGGCCAGGCCGCGCCTGAGTCCGCGTCGTCGATACCACCCGTGCCTCCGCCCCCGCCGGCACCCAAGGAGCGTATCTCTTCCGTGCCGGCGACGCCGGTGACCAAGGCGACGCCGATCGTGGCCAGCAAGCCACCCGTAGCCAGGCCGGTGCCGGCCAAGCCCGCACCCCCCATGGCCGGAAAACCCTCGCCGGCTGCCTCGGGGCAGCGCACCGTGACGCCACCTCCAGCCCCTGGAGCCCAAGTGACGGCGGTCAGCCAGCAGGCTTGGGTGGTTCAACTGGGCACCTTCAGCAACGTCAAGACGGCGGTCGATCTGCGCGAGCGACTGCGCAAGGCTGGTTACAGCGCTTTTACCGAGCAAGTGAACACCCCCCAGGGTGTGGCGTTGCGCGTGCGAGTGGGGCCGGAGATCGACCGCGCCGCCTCGCAGGCCTTGGTTGAGCGCCTGAGCAAGGAAACCGGCCAGAGCGCCATCGTCATGTCTTATCCATGA
- the folC gene encoding bifunctional tetrahydrofolate synthase/dihydrofolate synthase, whose protein sequence is MSARFSCLSDWLAWQETAHPVKIDLSLDRVREVLGRLALPLAGVPVITVAGTNGKGSTVAFAEHILRHAGYCTGAYTSPHLLRYNERVRIDGLPVDDDTLCAAFERIDAARGEVSLSYFEWATLAALTIFAGRNCQVLLLEVGLGGRLDAVNIVDADVAIISSVDLDHQQFLGETREAIGAEKVAVARAGRPLIVADRDPPASVLAYATDIDASVWRFGVDYKASTSGDGTWCWQTAANALTLPVPDLPGAMQIRNAASAVLAVHLLTQRLPVPVSAFVAGVAHARIGGRFERRGHRLEWVLDVAHNPEAARNLAENLRAYPAAGRTVAVLGVLGDKDAVGMVGPLAGLIDAWHLAALDGPRGSTAQQLAARLAEVLPSAVRCHRTVAAACQAVSAEAATDEWRRIVVFGSFQTVEQALRSGLLPTDSYN, encoded by the coding sequence GTGAGCGCGCGTTTCAGCTGCCTGAGCGATTGGCTGGCCTGGCAGGAAACGGCCCATCCGGTAAAAATCGACCTGAGTCTGGACCGGGTACGCGAGGTGCTCGGCCGCCTGGCGCTGCCACTGGCCGGGGTGCCGGTGATCACGGTCGCCGGCACCAACGGCAAGGGGTCAACAGTCGCGTTTGCCGAACACATCCTGCGCCACGCTGGCTACTGCACCGGCGCCTATACCTCGCCGCACCTGCTGCGCTACAACGAACGTGTTCGGATCGATGGCCTGCCCGTGGACGATGACACCCTGTGCGCCGCCTTCGAGCGCATCGATGCCGCCCGTGGCGAGGTGTCGCTTAGCTATTTTGAGTGGGCCACGCTGGCGGCGTTGACCATTTTCGCGGGCAGGAACTGCCAGGTGCTGTTACTGGAAGTGGGCCTGGGCGGCCGACTGGATGCAGTCAACATAGTCGATGCAGACGTGGCCATCATCAGTTCGGTCGACCTCGACCATCAGCAGTTCCTGGGCGAGACGCGCGAGGCCATAGGCGCCGAGAAGGTCGCTGTCGCGCGCGCCGGTCGGCCCTTGATAGTGGCCGATCGAGATCCGCCGGCAAGCGTGCTGGCCTATGCAACAGACATTGACGCATCGGTGTGGCGCTTTGGCGTGGACTACAAGGCGTCGACCAGTGGCGATGGCACGTGGTGTTGGCAGACGGCCGCCAACGCGCTGACGTTGCCGGTACCCGACCTGCCTGGGGCCATGCAGATACGCAACGCGGCCAGCGCGGTACTGGCGGTACACCTGCTCACACAGCGCCTGCCAGTGCCTGTATCGGCGTTCGTCGCCGGGGTGGCACACGCACGTATTGGCGGGCGTTTTGAGCGTCGCGGTCATCGCCTGGAGTGGGTGCTTGATGTCGCCCACAACCCCGAAGCGGCGCGTAATCTGGCCGAGAACCTGCGCGCGTATCCCGCGGCCGGCCGGACCGTGGCTGTGTTGGGCGTGTTGGGCGACAAGGACGCCGTTGGTATGGTCGGACCCCTGGCCGGTCTGATCGATGCGTGGCATCTGGCGGCGCTGGATGGGCCACGCGGTAGCACGGCCCAGCAGCTCGCGGCGCGGCTTGCCGAGGTGTTGCCATCGGCCGTCCGCTGCCACCGTACCGTCGCCGCGGCATGCCAGGCTGTAAGCGCCGAGGCCGCCACGGACGAATGGCGGCGGATCGTGGTGTTCGGCTCCTTTCAAACCGTCGAGCAGGCGCTGCGCAGCGGTTTGCTGCCAACGGACAGCTATAATTAG
- the accD gene encoding acetyl-CoA carboxylase, carboxyltransferase subunit beta, with translation MNWLTRLVPARIRTRAVASAKKVPEGLWAKCPECKAVLYRTELEHNLEVCPRCDHHMRIGARQRLHAFLDAEPLRELGAELESVDVHKFKDTKRYRDRLLAMHKETGERDALVVYQGALMGRPLVAAAFEFRFMGGSMGSVVGERFARGAQACLDQRLPLVCFSASGGARMQEGLFSLLQMAKTSAQLACMGEAGLPYISVLTDPTTGGVSASLAMLGDVIIAEPNALIGFAGARVIEQTVREVLPQGFQRSEFLLSHGAVDQIIDRRQLREHIARLLGLLQGHAAAA, from the coding sequence ATGAACTGGCTGACCCGACTGGTGCCGGCGCGTATTCGCACCCGCGCTGTTGCTTCCGCAAAAAAAGTGCCCGAAGGCTTGTGGGCCAAGTGCCCCGAGTGCAAGGCGGTGCTTTACCGTACCGAGCTTGAGCACAACCTGGAGGTATGTCCGCGTTGCGACCATCACATGCGTATCGGTGCCCGCCAGCGTCTGCATGCTTTCCTGGACGCCGAACCGCTGCGCGAACTCGGCGCTGAGCTGGAGTCGGTGGACGTACACAAGTTCAAGGACACCAAGCGCTACCGCGATCGCTTGCTCGCCATGCACAAGGAAACCGGCGAGCGCGACGCGCTGGTGGTTTACCAGGGCGCGCTCATGGGGCGCCCGCTGGTGGCGGCGGCCTTCGAGTTTCGCTTCATGGGTGGCTCCATGGGCTCGGTTGTCGGTGAACGGTTTGCCCGCGGCGCCCAGGCGTGTCTCGATCAACGCCTGCCGCTGGTCTGTTTTAGCGCCTCCGGAGGCGCGCGGATGCAGGAAGGCCTGTTCTCGCTGCTGCAAATGGCCAAGACCTCGGCGCAGCTCGCCTGCATGGGCGAGGCCGGCTTGCCGTACATATCGGTGCTTACGGACCCGACCACCGGTGGCGTCTCGGCAAGCCTCGCCATGCTGGGCGATGTCATCATCGCCGAGCCCAACGCCCTGATCGGTTTTGCCGGGGCGCGGGTAATCGAGCAGACCGTGCGCGAGGTGCTGCCCCAGGGCTTCCAGCGCAGCGAATTCCTGCTCAGCCACGGCGCGGTCGATCAGATCATCGACCGGCGGCAACTGCGCGAGCACATTGCCCGCCTGCTTGGCTTGCTGCAGGGGCACGCGGCCGCCGCGTGA
- the trpA gene encoding tryptophan synthase subunit alpha → MSRLAQRFAALRAARRAGLVIFVTAGDPHPELTVELLHALVAAGADVLELGVPFSDPMADGPVIQRASERALAHGMDLRGVIDLVHEFRRSDAQTPVVLMGYLNPIEQMGVPRFAAAAANAGVDGVLTVDLPFDEEPDYAAALKASGLDSIFLLAPTSGRERARVVAERATGFLYYVAVKGVTGAGQVDLADVQAQVQALRTHTPLPVGVGFGVRTPAAAAQIAGFADAVVVGSAVIELIEAAAGAGVTGTAALSGAVTLVRELRAGLEAVGGTQ, encoded by the coding sequence ATGAGCCGACTGGCGCAACGTTTTGCCGCTTTGCGCGCGGCCCGACGTGCCGGGCTGGTGATCTTCGTCACGGCTGGTGATCCGCACCCCGAACTGACCGTCGAGCTGTTGCATGCTCTGGTGGCTGCTGGGGCGGACGTACTGGAACTGGGCGTTCCGTTCTCGGACCCGATGGCCGATGGACCGGTCATCCAGCGTGCCTCGGAGCGGGCTTTGGCGCATGGCATGGATTTGCGAGGGGTAATCGACCTGGTGCACGAGTTTCGCCGCAGCGACGCACAAACGCCGGTGGTGCTGATGGGATACCTGAACCCGATCGAGCAGATGGGCGTGCCGCGCTTTGCGGCTGCCGCCGCCAACGCCGGTGTGGATGGCGTGCTCACGGTGGACCTGCCGTTCGACGAGGAGCCCGACTACGCCGCCGCGCTCAAGGCGTCCGGCCTGGACAGTATTTTTCTGCTGGCGCCGACCAGTGGTCGCGAGCGGGCGCGCGTGGTCGCGGAGCGGGCCACCGGGTTCCTGTATTACGTCGCCGTCAAGGGTGTGACCGGTGCCGGGCAGGTCGACCTCGCCGACGTGCAGGCCCAGGTGCAGGCGCTGCGGACGCACACCCCGCTGCCGGTGGGGGTAGGCTTTGGCGTGCGTACACCGGCCGCCGCCGCGCAAATCGCCGGTTTTGCCGACGCGGTAGTGGTCGGTAGCGCGGTCATCGAGCTGATCGAAGCGGCGGCCGGCGCCGGTGTGACCGGCACGGCGGCCCTCAGCGGCGCAGTTACCCTGGTGCGCGAGTTGCGTGCTGGCCTCGAAGCGGTAGGAGGAACCCAATGA
- the trpB gene encoding tryptophan synthase subunit beta, whose translation MVELVPPAALPDVRGYFGRYGGRFVAETLMQPLRELETAYHAAQVDPDFRAELEQDLRDYVGRPSSLYLAQRWTREVGGARIYLKREDLNHTGAHKINNTVGQILLARRMGKTRVIAETGAGQHGVATATVAARLGVACVVYMGVEDIRRQTANVYRMRLLGAEVRAVESGSRTLKDALNEALRDWVSNVDNTFYIIGTVAGPHPYPQMVRDFQAVIGREARGQVLEREGRLPDAVVACVGGGSNAIGIFHPFLDDPSVVLYGVEAAGYGLASGHHAASICAGSPGVLHGNRTYLIQDKDGQIGDTHSISAGLDYPGVGPEHAYLHDTGRARYVAVSDDEALAAFHGLTRTEGIIPALESAHALAYAGKLAAGMRPDQIVVVNLSGRGDKDIHTVATLEGIQV comes from the coding sequence ATGGTTGAGTTAGTGCCGCCAGCGGCGCTGCCGGACGTACGTGGCTATTTTGGCCGCTATGGCGGGCGCTTCGTGGCGGAGACCCTGATGCAGCCGTTGCGGGAGCTCGAAACGGCCTATCACGCCGCGCAAGTCGATCCGGACTTTCGGGCCGAACTCGAACAGGATTTACGCGACTACGTGGGCCGGCCATCATCGCTGTACCTGGCGCAGCGCTGGACGCGCGAGGTCGGCGGCGCGCGTATTTACCTCAAGCGCGAGGACCTGAACCACACCGGCGCGCACAAGATCAACAACACGGTCGGGCAGATCCTGCTGGCGCGGCGCATGGGCAAGACGCGCGTCATCGCCGAGACCGGCGCTGGCCAGCATGGCGTGGCCACGGCCACGGTGGCGGCGCGTCTGGGTGTTGCATGCGTCGTTTACATGGGCGTGGAAGACATCCGCCGTCAGACCGCCAATGTCTATCGTATGCGCCTGCTCGGGGCGGAGGTGCGAGCGGTCGAAAGCGGCTCGCGTACGCTCAAGGATGCGCTCAATGAAGCCCTGCGCGACTGGGTTTCCAACGTCGACAACACCTTTTACATCATTGGTACCGTGGCCGGGCCACACCCGTATCCCCAGATGGTGCGCGATTTCCAGGCGGTCATCGGACGCGAGGCCCGCGGGCAGGTGCTCGAGCGTGAGGGGCGCTTGCCCGATGCGGTGGTGGCCTGTGTTGGGGGTGGTTCCAATGCGATCGGCATCTTTCACCCCTTCCTCGACGACCCGAGTGTGGTGCTGTACGGAGTTGAAGCGGCCGGTTACGGCCTCGCCAGCGGTCATCACGCGGCATCCATCTGTGCCGGCAGTCCGGGCGTGCTGCATGGCAACCGCACCTACCTGATTCAGGACAAGGACGGCCAGATTGGCGATACGCATTCCATTTCGGCCGGTCTCGATTATCCTGGGGTCGGTCCGGAGCACGCTTATCTGCACGACACCGGACGCGCGCGCTACGTCGCGGTGAGCGATGATGAGGCGTTGGCGGCGTTCCATGGCCTGACCCGCACCGAGGGCATCATCCCGGCGCTGGAGTCCGCCCACGCGTTGGCGTATGCCGGCAAGCTTGCCGCCGGCATGCGGCCGGACCAGATCGTGGTGGTCAATCTTTCCGGGCGCGGCGACAAGGACATCCATACCGTCGCCACGCTCGAAGGCATCCAGGTATGA
- a CDS encoding phosphoribosylanthranilate isomerase — MVTRVKICGITRPQDGVAAVAAGAHAIGLVFHPVSPRNVSIAQAQAIVAELPPLVCVVALFVDAAEQLIREVLAGVALDLIQFHGDESPDACRLYGRRYLKVLHARPGFDLAAAATRYQDAAGLLIDAFVPGVAGGSGRTFDWAVVPAALPRPLVLAGGLNASNVAAALDRVRPYAVDVSSGVETEPGIKDLTRIRTFMRTVQQWDQKHG; from the coding sequence ATGGTCACCCGGGTTAAAATTTGCGGCATCACCCGGCCGCAGGACGGTGTTGCGGCGGTGGCAGCCGGGGCGCACGCGATCGGTCTGGTTTTTCATCCGGTGAGCCCGCGCAATGTGTCGATCGCCCAGGCGCAAGCGATTGTCGCGGAGTTGCCGCCGCTGGTCTGTGTGGTGGCCTTGTTCGTGGATGCCGCCGAGCAGTTGATACGGGAAGTACTGGCCGGAGTCGCGCTGGACCTTATCCAGTTCCATGGCGATGAGTCGCCGGACGCCTGCCGGCTCTACGGGCGTCGTTACCTTAAGGTGCTGCATGCCCGGCCCGGCTTTGACCTCGCCGCGGCTGCCACGCGTTATCAAGACGCCGCCGGGCTGTTGATAGATGCCTTTGTCCCGGGGGTGGCGGGTGGTAGCGGGCGGACTTTCGACTGGGCAGTGGTGCCGGCCGCCCTGCCGCGGCCTCTGGTCTTGGCGGGTGGGTTGAACGCCAGCAATGTGGCTGCGGCGCTCGATCGTGTCCGGCCCTATGCGGTGGATGTCAGCAGTGGCGTCGAGACCGAGCCGGGGATCAAGGACCTGACGCGAATCAGGACTTTCATGCGGACAGTACAACAGTGGGACCAAAAGCATGGTTGA
- the truA gene encoding tRNA pseudouridine(38-40) synthase TruA, whose amino-acid sequence MRIALCVEYDGSGYCGWQFQPRSPSVQETLETALSKIVDQPVRVVAAGRTDTGVHALGQVVHFDTDRPRPLRAWLRGANTKLPADVRIVAAQQVAEDFHARYSAFARHYRYLLLNRSQAPAIGHGRASWEPRPLDVQAMQAAAQQLLGEHDFSAFRAASCQSHSSWRTLSRLDVTRHGAWLVVDVVANAFLHHMVRNLVGTLIDIGIGDRPPAWAGQLLHGRDRTRAGATAPAAGLYLAAVHYPPRFGLTPPPLTLLL is encoded by the coding sequence TTGCGTATTGCTCTTTGCGTCGAATATGACGGTAGCGGTTATTGTGGCTGGCAGTTTCAGCCGCGCAGCCCTTCGGTACAGGAAACCCTGGAAACCGCCCTGTCCAAGATCGTCGACCAACCGGTGCGGGTCGTCGCGGCCGGGCGCACCGACACCGGCGTGCATGCCCTGGGTCAGGTGGTGCATTTCGACACCGATCGCCCACGCCCGTTACGCGCCTGGCTGCGCGGCGCCAATACCAAACTGCCGGCGGACGTGCGCATTGTCGCGGCACAGCAGGTCGCAGAGGATTTTCATGCTCGCTACAGCGCGTTCGCCCGGCATTACCGCTATCTCCTGCTGAACCGTTCCCAGGCACCCGCGATTGGCCACGGTCGGGCATCCTGGGAGCCACGGCCACTCGACGTGCAAGCCATGCAGGCGGCGGCTCAGCAGTTGCTGGGCGAGCACGATTTCAGTGCCTTTCGGGCCGCCAGCTGCCAGTCGCACTCCTCCTGGCGCACGCTCAGCCGCCTGGATGTGACACGTCACGGCGCCTGGCTGGTGGTAGACGTGGTGGCCAATGCTTTCCTGCACCACATGGTCCGTAATCTTGTCGGTACGTTGATCGACATCGGTATCGGTGACCGCCCCCCGGCCTGGGCGGGGCAGTTGTTGCACGGACGCGACCGCACCCGTGCCGGTGCTACCGCGCCCGCGGCCGGCCTGTATCTGGCGGCGGTACATTACCCGCCGCGCTTCGGCCTGACGCCACCACCCTTGACGCTACTGCTGTGA